The DNA window GCGGATTACGCGGATATCGCGGATGGGTGGAAAGCTGATGTCATCGCCAGGAGGGCGGCACACGCGGCAAAGCCGGAGCGCGAGCACCGCAATGGCGAGGTTTGAAAGGCCGGGCGAGGGTCGAGCGACGCTCTACGGGGTCCCTCGACTTCGCCCGGGGTGACTGGCTTAGAGCGGCGGCGCAGCCTGGACGACCGGAGCTGTCTTGACGGAAGGAACTTCAACCGGCTTCGCCTTGCGAGGGATGCGCTGGAGGCCGGCGCGATAGGCGGCCAGATCGACGAGCTCCGCCACCCGCAATTTCAGGCCGCGGGCGCGCTGGAGGAGAAAGAGGACGAAGCAGCCGTAAACGAACCAGAGCCAGGGAGTGAAATGTCCGGCGTGCAATTGCCGATAGGCCAGGAGCGAGAGCGCGACGAGGTTGATGATGACCGTGGTGGTGACAAACCGGTAGTGGAGCCCGGCGCGGGTGAGGCATTTCGGGCCGCCGTGATATTCGGTCACGGTCCGGAGGACGATGCTCCACCAGAAATTGCCATAGACCTGGATGTCCCATTCGTTCCAGCCGGTGTCGGTGGAATAGCGCCACCCTTCCTCATCGAGCAGGCCAAAGATGGAGCCGAGCAGATGATGGCGGTCCTTGCCTTCCTCGCTCCAATAGCAGCGGTCGCGCAGCCCGCCGGCGAACTTCGTTCCGGCCGGGAATTGTTCGTGGGTGCTGATGACGGCGCGCGGGGTGCGCTTGAAATGGAGCCAGGTGAAATAACGCGACCACCCCCGGACGAGCGGCTGGGCGAAAGCGAGAAAGGTGACCAGGAGCCGCGCCGGGATGGTGTCAAACCGCGGCTCGATCCGGGCCCGGAGCATATAGGAGATCGCGACGCAGAGCGTCCCGCCAAACATCAGGTAGGGAACGATCCGCAGGTCCGGCAGAAAGATTCCGAGCCCGAACAGGAAAAGGGTGAGCGCGAACCATTCGATACTGCTGAGGTAGGCGGCGATTTCCGATTGCGGCGTGGGATAGATCGACTGGAAGAAGCCTTCGCCGAAGATCCCGTGATAAATGATGGGCCGGTTAATGAACCAGCTGAACCGCGGCGTGCCGTAGATTTGCCCGCGCCATTTCGCGGTGCCGGTGGGGCCGAAGAAGATCAGGTGCTTGAACCGGAGCATCGATTCGGCTTCGCCGTAACCTTCCTGCTGTTTGCGAAACGCCTTTAAGGTAAACCGGCGATGATGCCAGACGACCGCCGTCGGACTGAACGCAATGGCGTGCCCAGCCTGCTGGACGCGCCAGCAAAAATCGACGTCGTCCCCGGCCTTGTGATACTCGGGATCGAAGCCGCCGATATTTTCGAAAGCCCAGCGATACCAGGCCATGTTACAGCCGGGGATATGTTCCGCGACGGTGTCCGTGAGAAGGACGTGGCTGGGGCCGCCGGGCGCGGCGGCGACGCAGGCCTGGACCCAGTTCTGGGCTGGCGGCGAAACGTTCGGTCCCCCCACCCCGGCGTAATCGCCGTGCAGGAGCGTGCTGAGGAGGTAAAAGAGCCAGTCCGGATCGGCCATGCAATCGGAGTCGGTGTAGGCGAAGATTTCGCCTTTCGCGAGGGCGGCGCCGTGGTTCCGGGCATGGCTCAGGCCGTGATTGGTTTGATAGACATAACGAACGTCCGGGAAGCGGGCCGCAATTTCCCGGGTATTATCGGTCGAGCCATCGTCAATCAGGATGACCTCATAATTGGGGTAATCAATCTTGCCTAACGACTCCAGGCATGCCTCCAGGGTCTTGGCCCCGTTGTAGGAGCAGACGATGATCGAGACGAACGGGTACGAGGGCGCCGGACGGTGCGGCAGGGCGGCGTTGTCCTGGCCGAGTTTCTCCTTGAGCATGAAGAACGATTTCTTCGGCTCTCGCGCCCGGGTGACGATGCCGAAAGCCCAATCGCTGATCTCCTCGCCGCCGGTGAACCATTCGTCGGTCCAGGTAAAGAAGATCGTGCCGGCGAGCCCGCATTTGACGACGCTCTCGGTATGCCACCCGAGCATCTCGGCCTGCTCCTCCTGGGTGTGGCGGATCGTATCCATCCCGAACTCGCCCAGGATGAGCGGGCGGTCCTCGGAAAGGTTTTGCAGCCGAAGCAGGTAGCGCTCAAACGCGTCCTGGTTGTGCAGGTAAACGTTGAAACAGGAGAAGTCGCTGTTTTGCGGGAGAAGAAACTCCGTGGGCGGATAACTGGCGTAGGAAAAGAGAACGCCGGGATCGACTTCGCGCCCCATCCGGATGAGGTGCTCGACGAATTCGGTGACTCTCCGGACGCCGAGCCAGCGGACCATCGTGCTCGAGATTTCGTTGCCGACCAGATAGCCGAAGAGGGCGGGATGACCGCGATTCGCGGAGACACCTTCGCTGACCATTTGCGATATTTTCTGGCGGGAGGATTTCAGGCGGAGAAACTCGATGTGCTTTTCCCAGGGCAACGTGACGAGAACGCGCATCCCAGCCTCGGCGCAGGAATCCAGGAACCAGCGGGGCGGCACGTGATAAATGCGGACGACGTTGAGCCCGACGTCGCGCATCTGGGCGAGATCGCGCCGGAGCTGGTCGGGCGGGCCGAGGTAATGGCCTTCCTTGTCCGGTCGAAAAGGGCCGTAGGTGACGCCCTTGACGAAGAACTTGCGATCGCCTTCGAAGAAGAATTTCGCGACCGCGCGGATCGGAGCCGGTGAACTCACAGGCCCAATGGTAAGGA is part of the Chthoniobacterales bacterium genome and encodes:
- a CDS encoding glycosyltransferase yields the protein MSSPAPIRAVAKFFFEGDRKFFVKGVTYGPFRPDKEGHYLGPPDQLRRDLAQMRDVGLNVVRIYHVPPRWFLDSCAEAGMRVLVTLPWEKHIEFLRLKSSRQKISQMVSEGVSANRGHPALFGYLVGNEISSTMVRWLGVRRVTEFVEHLIRMGREVDPGVLFSYASYPPTEFLLPQNSDFSCFNVYLHNQDAFERYLLRLQNLSEDRPLILGEFGMDTIRHTQEEQAEMLGWHTESVVKCGLAGTIFFTWTDEWFTGGEEISDWAFGIVTRAREPKKSFFMLKEKLGQDNAALPHRPAPSYPFVSIIVCSYNGAKTLEACLESLGKIDYPNYEVILIDDGSTDNTREIAARFPDVRYVYQTNHGLSHARNHGAALAKGEIFAYTDSDCMADPDWLFYLLSTLLHGDYAGVGGPNVSPPAQNWVQACVAAAPGGPSHVLLTDTVAEHIPGCNMAWYRWAFENIGGFDPEYHKAGDDVDFCWRVQQAGHAIAFSPTAVVWHHRRFTLKAFRKQQEGYGEAESMLRFKHLIFFGPTGTAKWRGQIYGTPRFSWFINRPIIYHGIFGEGFFQSIYPTPQSEIAAYLSSIEWFALTLFLFGLGIFLPDLRIVPYLMFGGTLCVAISYMLRARIEPRFDTIPARLLVTFLAFAQPLVRGWSRYFTWLHFKRTPRAVISTHEQFPAGTKFAGGLRDRCYWSEEGKDRHHLLGSIFGLLDEEGWRYSTDTGWNEWDIQVYGNFWWSIVLRTVTEYHGGPKCLTRAGLHYRFVTTTVIINLVALSLLAYRQLHAGHFTPWLWFVYGCFVLFLLQRARGLKLRVAELVDLAAYRAGLQRIPRKAKPVEVPSVKTAPVVQAAPPL